CTGGTCACCGGCACCGGGCGCAGCTCGTCGAGGAGCACCGGCTCGGCTCGCGCGCGGGCGTCCGGTGTCAGGTCCGTGCGGTCCAAGTGCACGACGAGCGCGTGGAGAAGGGGGGTGACCGCGACGACCGTGGGGTCCCGCCAGTCGATGTGCGGGCAGCTCACCGGGGCGACGAACACACCGCGCATGACGGCATCACCCTCGGACTCCGTCGCGTGCGGAACGTGCGCGGGGATCCACAGGGCCAGCGACGGCGGCAGCAGCCACGTCCCGTGCTCGCTGCGGATCCGGAGCAACCCCCGTTCGGAACAGAGGAGTTGGTGATCGGGGTGCCGGTGCGTGGCGAAGGCGGTGCCGCGCGGCATGACGAACTGACCGACGAGGATGGCCGTGCCGAACCGGCTGCCCCGCTCCTGTCCGTCTCGCGACATGACACGGCAGCCTAGCCCGTGGCGGACAACCGCCCGCCCCGCCTAGCGTCGACGTATG
The nucleotide sequence above comes from Streptomyces sp. N50. Encoded proteins:
- a CDS encoding helix-turn-helix transcriptional regulator, which encodes MSRDGQERGSRFGTAILVGQFVMPRGTAFATHRHPDHQLLCSERGLLRIRSEHGTWLLPPSLALWIPAHVPHATESEGDAVMRGVFVAPVSCPHIDWRDPTVVAVTPLLHALVVHLDRTDLTPDARARAEPVLLDELRPVPVTSVSVPEPRDPRARSVAEVLRADPADGRTLAEYGGQVGASTRTLARLFVAETGLGFGQWRERLRMQAALPFLAEGLPVESVARRVGYASASSFTAAFHRVVGVTPRQYFPR